The following proteins come from a genomic window of Cryptosporangium phraense:
- a CDS encoding ABC transporter substrate-binding protein, whose protein sequence is MALSACSGAGGGGSSSDSKTVNVLMVNNPQMLDIQKLTADNFTKETGIKVNYTVLPENDVRDKISQEFSSQAGQYDVATISNFEVPSYAKNNWLAPLDDYVSKDKEFNQDDVLGSMTKSLTAEDGKLYAEPFYGESSFLMYRKDVFAAKGLKMPDKPTWQQVADLAAKVDNAQPGMRGICLRGLPGWGEVFAPLTTVVNTFGGTWFEKDWTPKVNAPEFQQATQFYVDLVRKHGESGAPQAGFTECLNNMQQSKVAMWYDATSAAGSLEAKDSPVAGKLGFVEAPVVKTKSSGWLYTWAWAVQKASKRQDNAWKFISWASSKKYEDLVGSKIGWANVPAGKRQSLYDNPEYQKAAESFYKVTDEAITNADPENPGVQARPAPGIQFVGIPEFTDLGTQVSQEVSAAIAGRQTVKQALDKGQDLAQKVADKYK, encoded by the coding sequence ATGGCGCTCAGCGCCTGTAGCGGCGCGGGTGGCGGCGGATCGTCGAGCGACAGCAAGACGGTCAACGTCCTGATGGTCAACAACCCGCAGATGCTCGACATCCAGAAGTTGACTGCCGACAACTTCACCAAGGAAACCGGCATCAAGGTCAACTACACGGTCCTGCCGGAGAACGACGTCCGCGACAAGATCAGCCAGGAGTTCTCCAGCCAGGCCGGTCAGTACGACGTCGCGACGATCTCGAACTTCGAGGTGCCGTCGTACGCGAAGAACAACTGGCTGGCTCCGCTCGACGACTACGTCAGCAAGGACAAGGAATTCAACCAGGACGACGTCCTCGGTTCGATGACCAAGTCGCTGACCGCGGAGGACGGCAAGCTCTACGCCGAGCCGTTCTACGGCGAGTCGTCGTTCCTCATGTACCGCAAGGACGTCTTCGCGGCCAAGGGCCTGAAGATGCCCGACAAGCCGACCTGGCAGCAGGTCGCCGACCTGGCCGCCAAGGTCGACAACGCCCAGCCCGGCATGCGGGGCATCTGCCTCCGCGGCCTCCCCGGCTGGGGTGAGGTCTTCGCTCCGCTGACGACCGTCGTCAACACGTTCGGCGGCACCTGGTTCGAGAAGGACTGGACGCCGAAGGTCAACGCGCCGGAGTTCCAGCAGGCGACGCAGTTCTACGTGGACTTGGTCCGCAAGCACGGCGAGTCCGGCGCCCCGCAGGCCGGCTTCACCGAGTGCCTGAACAACATGCAGCAGAGCAAGGTCGCGATGTGGTACGACGCCACCTCGGCCGCCGGTTCGCTCGAGGCCAAGGACTCGCCGGTCGCCGGCAAGCTGGGCTTCGTCGAGGCGCCGGTCGTCAAGACCAAGAGCTCGGGCTGGCTGTACACCTGGGCCTGGGCGGTCCAGAAGGCCAGCAAGCGGCAGGACAACGCCTGGAAGTTCATCTCCTGGGCGTCCAGCAAGAAGTACGAGGACCTGGTCGGCAGCAAGATCGGATGGGCGAACGTCCCGGCCGGTAAGCGTCAGTCGCTGTACGACAACCCCGAGTACCAGAAGGCCGCCGAGTCGTTCTACAAGGTCACGGACGAGGCGATCACGAACGCTGACCCGGAGAACCCGGGTGTCCAGGCCCGCCCGGCGCCCGGCATCCAGTTCGTCGGCATTCCGGAGTTCACCGACCTCGGGACCCAGGTCTCGCAAGAGGTGAGCGCGGCGATCGCCGGTAGGCAGACCGTGAAGCAGGCCTTGGACAAGGGTCAGGACCTCGCCCAGAAGGTCGCCGACAAGTACAAGTAG
- a CDS encoding DeoR/GlpR family DNA-binding transcription regulator, translating to MRAEERQHRILARARTDGRVDVSSVAADLAVAPETVRRDLRLLEQHGLVRRTHGGAYPVESAGFETNLANRAMLRVPEKRRIATAAVELLGDAETVFIDEGFGPQLVAEALPPGRPLTVITASIPVASHLATKPDTTVYLLGGRVRGRTLATVDHWATQMLAGFVIDLAFLGANGISRRYGLTTPDPAVANVKAQVVRASRRRVFAGVHTKFGVNSFCRFASVADFEAIVTDTGLSAVEAQRYSVLGPQVIRA from the coding sequence ATGCGTGCTGAGGAACGCCAACACCGCATCCTCGCCCGGGCTCGCACCGACGGCCGGGTCGACGTGAGCAGCGTCGCGGCCGACCTGGCGGTCGCCCCGGAGACCGTCCGGCGGGACCTGCGCCTCCTCGAACAGCACGGCCTCGTCCGCCGGACCCACGGCGGCGCCTACCCGGTAGAGAGCGCCGGCTTCGAGACCAATCTGGCCAACCGCGCGATGCTCCGCGTCCCCGAGAAGCGACGGATCGCCACCGCCGCGGTCGAGCTCCTCGGCGACGCCGAGACCGTCTTCATCGACGAGGGCTTCGGCCCGCAGCTGGTCGCCGAGGCGCTGCCGCCCGGCCGCCCGCTCACCGTGATCACCGCGAGCATCCCGGTCGCGAGCCACTTAGCCACCAAGCCCGACACGACCGTCTATCTGCTCGGCGGCCGGGTCCGCGGACGCACGCTGGCCACCGTCGACCACTGGGCGACGCAGATGCTGGCCGGCTTCGTCATCGACCTGGCGTTCCTGGGCGCGAACGGCATCTCCCGCCGCTACGGGCTCACCACGCCCGACCCGGCCGTGGCCAACGTCAAGGCGCAGGTCGTCCGGGCCTCTCGGCGCCGGGTGTTCGCCGGCGTCCACACGAAGTTCGGCGTCAACAGCTTCTGCCGGTTCGCGTCGGTGGCCGACTTCGAGGCGATCGTGACCGACACCGGCCTGTCGGCGGTCGAGGCTCAGCGCTACTCGGTACTCGGGCCGCAGGTGATCCGCGCATGA
- the rarD gene encoding EamA family transporter RarD produces the protein MTDQRKGLFYGLAAYVAWGAFPLYFRLLKPAGPLEILAHRIIWSLVTVSVLILVLRRWRWFRTAGARTLGLLALGAVLIAVNWYTYIYGVNSSRVVETALGYFINPLISVLFGVVILHERLRRLQWVALAIGAVAVVVLTVDYGRPPWIALTLAVSFGLYGLIKKVAGAPAVEGLTVESLVLFLPALGYVTWLTWSGDAAFGTVSAGHTALMVLSGVLTAGPLLAFAAAANRVPLTTIGLLQYLTPILQFLAGVLILGEHMPAARWAGFALVWLALVVFSADSLRSARRAAQIRANNVVLAQ, from the coding sequence GTGACTGATCAGCGAAAAGGCCTGTTCTACGGGCTGGCCGCCTACGTGGCCTGGGGCGCGTTCCCGCTCTACTTCCGGCTCCTGAAGCCCGCCGGCCCACTGGAGATCCTGGCCCACCGGATCATCTGGTCGCTCGTGACGGTCAGCGTGCTGATCCTCGTCCTGCGGCGCTGGCGGTGGTTCCGGACCGCCGGCGCCCGGACGCTCGGCCTGCTCGCACTGGGCGCCGTGCTGATCGCTGTGAACTGGTACACGTACATCTACGGCGTCAACTCGTCGCGGGTCGTCGAGACCGCTCTCGGGTACTTCATCAACCCGCTGATCTCGGTGCTCTTCGGCGTCGTCATCCTGCACGAACGGCTGCGCCGGCTGCAGTGGGTCGCGCTGGCGATCGGCGCGGTCGCGGTCGTCGTCCTGACCGTCGACTACGGTCGGCCGCCCTGGATCGCGCTCACGCTCGCGGTGAGTTTCGGCCTGTACGGGCTGATCAAGAAGGTCGCCGGGGCGCCGGCGGTCGAGGGTCTCACGGTCGAGTCGCTGGTGCTCTTCCTCCCCGCGCTCGGCTACGTGACCTGGCTGACCTGGAGCGGCGACGCCGCCTTCGGGACGGTGTCGGCCGGTCACACCGCGCTGATGGTGCTCTCCGGCGTCCTCACCGCCGGTCCGCTGCTCGCGTTCGCCGCCGCGGCCAACCGGGTTCCGCTGACGACGATCGGCCTGCTCCAGTACCTGACGCCGATCCTGCAGTTCCTGGCCGGCGTGCTGATCCTCGGCGAGCACATGCCGGCCGCCCGCTGGGCCGGGTTCGCGCTGGTCTGGCTGGCCCTCGTGGTGTTCAGCGCGGACAGCCTCCGCTCGGCCCGGCGGGCCGCCCAGATCCGGGCCAATAACGTTGTCCTAGCTCAGTAA
- a CDS encoding 2-oxoacid:acceptor oxidoreductase subunit alpha, with product MSKQVRRLDRVVIRFAGDSGDGMQLTGDRFTSETASFGNDLSTLPNFPAEIRAPQGTLPGVSSFQVHFADHDIMTPGDRPDVLVAMNPAALKANLGDLPRGATIIVDTHDFTKRALAKVGYEASPLEDGSLDGYHVHSLGLTELTLQAVDGLGLSRKDAGRAKNMFALGLVSWLYSRQIDSTVGFLEKKFATKPDVAAANVAALKAGWNYGETTEDFSVTYEVKPAAMPAGTYRNISGNLALAYGLLAAGQRAELPIFLGAYPITPASDVLHELSKHKRFGVRAFQAEDEIAAIGAALGASFGGALGITTSSGPGVALKSETIGLAVSLELPLVVVDVQRGGPSTGLPTKTEQSDLLQAMFGRNGEAPVPIVAPRSPSDCFDAALEAARIALTYRTPVFLLSDGYLANGSEPWKVPAVEELPDLRTEFATEKNHGDEFWPYLRDPETLARPWAVPGTPGLEHRIGGIEKADGSGNISYDPANHDLMVRTRQAKIDGITRSIPPLEVDDPTGDAEVLVLGWGSTYGPIGAAARRVRKNGMSIAQAHLRHLNPFPANLPEVLKAYKRVVVPEMNLGQLALLLRGKYLVDVVSYNQVRGLPFRAEELEEVLTNVVNEAGDTGTITGSADEIEVTR from the coding sequence GTGAGTAAGCAGGTCCGGCGGTTGGACCGGGTGGTGATCCGGTTTGCCGGTGATTCCGGTGACGGGATGCAGTTGACCGGGGATCGGTTCACGTCGGAGACCGCGTCGTTCGGTAATGATCTGTCCACGCTGCCGAATTTCCCGGCCGAGATCCGGGCGCCGCAGGGCACGTTGCCGGGGGTGTCGAGTTTCCAGGTGCATTTCGCGGATCACGACATCATGACGCCGGGGGATCGCCCGGATGTGTTGGTGGCGATGAACCCGGCGGCGTTGAAGGCGAATCTGGGGGATCTGCCGCGGGGCGCGACGATCATCGTCGACACCCACGACTTCACCAAGCGGGCCCTGGCCAAGGTCGGCTACGAAGCCTCCCCTCTCGAGGACGGCTCGTTGGACGGGTATCACGTGCATTCGCTGGGCCTGACGGAGTTGACGTTGCAGGCCGTGGACGGGCTGGGGCTCTCCCGCAAGGACGCCGGGCGGGCGAAGAACATGTTCGCCCTGGGTTTGGTGTCGTGGCTGTATTCGCGTCAGATCGACTCGACGGTGGGGTTCCTGGAGAAGAAGTTCGCCACCAAACCCGATGTCGCGGCGGCGAACGTCGCCGCGCTCAAGGCCGGCTGGAATTACGGGGAGACCACCGAGGACTTCTCGGTCACCTACGAGGTGAAACCGGCGGCGATGCCGGCCGGTACCTACCGCAACATCTCCGGCAACCTCGCTTTGGCCTACGGGTTGTTGGCGGCCGGGCAGCGCGCGGAACTCCCCATTTTCTTGGGCGCGTATCCGATCACCCCGGCCTCGGATGTGCTGCACGAGTTGTCGAAGCACAAACGGTTCGGGGTCCGGGCGTTTCAGGCCGAAGACGAGATCGCCGCGATCGGCGCCGCGTTGGGCGCGTCCTTTGGCGGCGCCCTGGGCATCACCACCAGCAGCGGTCCGGGGGTGGCGCTGAAGTCCGAGACCATCGGCCTGGCCGTCTCCCTCGAACTGCCCCTCGTGGTCGTGGACGTGCAGCGCGGCGGCCCCTCCACCGGCCTGCCCACCAAGACCGAACAGTCGGATCTGCTGCAGGCCATGTTCGGGCGCAACGGGGAGGCCCCGGTCCCGATCGTGGCGCCCCGCTCCCCGTCCGACTGTTTCGACGCCGCGCTGGAAGCCGCGCGGATCGCCCTCACGTATCGCACCCCGGTGTTCCTGCTCTCCGACGGGTATCTGGCCAACGGCTCGGAGCCCTGGAAGGTCCCGGCGGTGGAGGAACTGCCGGATCTGCGCACCGAGTTCGCGACCGAGAAGAACCACGGGGACGAGTTCTGGCCGTATCTGCGCGACCCCGAGACCCTCGCCCGGCCCTGGGCGGTGCCGGGCACCCCGGGTTTGGAGCACCGCATCGGCGGCATCGAAAAAGCCGACGGGTCGGGCAACATCTCCTACGACCCGGCCAACCACGACCTGATGGTCCGCACCCGCCAAGCCAAGATCGACGGCATCACCCGCTCGATCCCCCCGCTCGAGGTGGACGACCCCACCGGCGACGCCGAGGTCCTCGTATTGGGGTGGGGTTCTACCTACGGGCCCATCGGTGCCGCCGCCCGCCGGGTCCGCAAAAACGGGATGAGCATCGCGCAGGCCCACCTACGCCACCTCAACCCCTTCCCCGCCAACCTCCCCGAGGTCCTCAAGGCCTACAAGCGGGTCGTGGTGCCGGAAATGAACCTCGGGCAACTCGCCCTGCTGCTGCGCGGCAAATACCTGGTCGACGTCGTCTCCTACAACCAGGTCCGCGGACTGCCCTTCCGCGCCGAAGAACTCGAAGAAGTCCTCACCAACGTGGTCAACGAAGCAGGCGACACCGGCACGATCACCGGTTCCGCCGACGAGATCGAGGTAACCCGATGA
- a CDS encoding 1-phosphofructokinase family hexose kinase, producing the protein MILTVTPNPSLDRTYVLSGFQRGELNRARNDTVEASGKGVNVARVLHSAGVRTAIVLPAGGPEGAQLAALLEAEGLSHRIVPTGAPVRTNVTLLEPGRTTKVNAPGTPLTPADADALIAAVEDLAHGADWVVCSGSLPPDTPVDLIGEIVEAGRRAGAQTAVDASGEALRAAADAGPDVLAPNADELAELTGRMFPPGGRPLVRAALDAASALAGDTGGGVLVSLGPDGAVWVDPESALHAAAPPVTPVNTAGAGDALLAGWLAGPPEPGGRLRTAVAWGTAACLLPSTAGDVAATADADRVHLHDLGVTAAGP; encoded by the coding sequence ATGATTCTCACGGTCACCCCCAATCCCAGCCTGGATCGCACGTACGTCCTCAGCGGGTTCCAGCGCGGCGAGCTCAACCGCGCCCGGAACGACACCGTCGAGGCCAGCGGCAAGGGCGTCAACGTCGCCCGGGTTCTGCATTCGGCCGGCGTCCGGACCGCGATCGTGCTGCCGGCCGGCGGGCCGGAAGGGGCGCAGCTCGCGGCGCTGCTGGAGGCCGAGGGCCTCAGCCACCGGATCGTGCCGACCGGCGCGCCGGTCCGGACGAACGTGACGCTGCTGGAGCCGGGCCGGACGACGAAGGTCAACGCGCCCGGCACCCCGCTGACCCCGGCCGACGCCGACGCGCTGATCGCCGCGGTCGAGGACCTCGCACACGGGGCCGACTGGGTCGTCTGCAGCGGGTCGCTCCCGCCGGACACCCCGGTCGACCTGATCGGCGAGATCGTCGAAGCCGGACGCCGCGCCGGCGCGCAGACGGCCGTCGACGCGTCGGGAGAAGCACTACGAGCCGCCGCCGACGCGGGACCCGACGTCCTGGCGCCGAACGCGGACGAGCTCGCCGAACTCACCGGCCGGATGTTCCCGCCCGGTGGACGCCCTCTCGTGCGGGCCGCGCTCGACGCCGCCTCCGCGCTGGCCGGTGACACCGGCGGCGGAGTGCTCGTCAGCCTCGGCCCGGACGGGGCGGTCTGGGTCGACCCGGAGTCCGCACTACACGCCGCCGCACCACCGGTGACCCCGGTGAACACGGCCGGCGCCGGGGACGCCCTGCTGGCCGGCTGGCTCGCCGGTCCGCCGGAACCGGGTGGACGACTGAGAACCGCGGTCGCCTGGGGCACGGCAGCCTGCCTGTTGCCCTCGACCGCGGGAGACGTCGCCGCGACCGCCGATGCGGATCGCGTCCACCTCCATGACCTCGGGGTTACCGCAGCCGGCCCCTGA
- a CDS encoding carbohydrate ABC transporter permease: MTAIAPPAQKPASPERKPTAMRRTGDWARRAPLLPALVFLIIVTQLPFVATLVISFMDWNSLYPDDRGFAGVGNYADVFTDATLRKSVITTIVLTVAVVLISLLLGLAIALLLNRAFRGRGIVRTLMIAPFLVVPVAAALLWKHALFNPEYGLFNGILTWLFGPDAPQPDWITEAPLWSVIASLVWQWTPFMMLILLAGLQSQPLDALEAAKVDGATPVQMFRFLTLPHMRRYLELGALLGSIYIVQNFDAVFTLTSGGLGTANLPYTIYTTFYQAHDYGRASAAGVVVVIGTIAIATFALRVVSSLFQEEEGRA, encoded by the coding sequence ATGACCGCCATCGCTCCTCCCGCACAGAAGCCGGCGTCCCCGGAACGCAAACCCACCGCGATGCGTCGCACCGGTGACTGGGCCCGCCGGGCGCCACTCCTCCCGGCCCTGGTGTTCCTGATCATCGTCACCCAGCTGCCGTTCGTAGCGACGCTGGTGATCTCGTTCATGGACTGGAACTCGCTCTACCCCGACGACCGCGGCTTCGCCGGCGTCGGGAACTACGCCGACGTCTTCACCGACGCGACGCTGCGGAAGTCGGTCATCACGACGATCGTGCTGACGGTCGCGGTCGTGTTGATCAGCCTCCTGCTCGGGCTGGCCATCGCGCTACTGCTCAACCGTGCGTTCCGCGGCCGGGGCATCGTGCGGACGCTGATGATCGCGCCGTTCCTGGTGGTTCCGGTGGCGGCCGCGCTGCTCTGGAAGCACGCGCTGTTCAACCCCGAGTACGGCCTGTTCAACGGCATCCTGACCTGGCTGTTCGGTCCCGACGCCCCACAGCCGGACTGGATCACCGAGGCACCGCTGTGGTCGGTCATCGCGTCGCTGGTCTGGCAGTGGACGCCGTTCATGATGCTGATCCTGCTGGCCGGCCTGCAGTCGCAGCCGCTGGACGCGCTCGAGGCGGCCAAGGTCGACGGGGCCACGCCGGTGCAGATGTTCCGGTTCCTGACGCTGCCGCACATGCGCCGGTACCTGGAGCTGGGCGCGCTGCTCGGCTCGATCTACATCGTCCAGAACTTCGACGCGGTGTTCACGCTGACGTCCGGCGGTCTGGGCACGGCGAACCTGCCGTACACGATCTACACGACCTTCTACCAGGCCCACGACTACGGACGCGCGTCCGCGGCCGGCGTCGTCGTGGTCATCGGGACGATCGCGATCGCGACGTTCGCGCTGCGTGTCGTCTCGTCGCTGTTCCAGGAAGAGGAGGGCCGGGCATGA
- a CDS encoding 2-oxoacid:ferredoxin oxidoreductase subunit beta, with the protein MTRPTDRQVDEGRSPEELQSPNRRSPIANAVANTATAVALDFPSLRLVPKTDTPQKAGDFKTDQEVRWCPGCGDYAILAAVQGFMPQLGLKKENIVFVSGIGCSSRFPYYMNTYGMHSIHGRAPAIATGLSTSRPDLSVWVVTGDGDALSIGGNHLIHALRRNVNLKILLFNNRIYGLTKGQYSPTSEVGKITKSTPMGSLDYPFNPISLALGAEATFVGRAIDSDRKQLTSVLQAAAQHEGSALVEIYQNCNIFNDGAFELLKDKDTKDDWTIRLEHGQPLRFGAHNDKGVVRNPNTGAFEIVDVTPDNENTIVRHDAHTEDPSYAFALSRLSTQDLRYTPVGVFRDVKRPTYDAEMAAQLETAQQRGGGNLQGLLHGNDTWTVN; encoded by the coding sequence ATGACCCGCCCCACCGACCGTCAGGTGGACGAAGGGCGCTCCCCGGAGGAGCTGCAGTCGCCCAACCGACGCAGCCCCATCGCCAACGCTGTCGCCAACACCGCGACCGCGGTCGCGCTGGACTTCCCGTCCCTGCGGCTGGTGCCCAAGACCGACACGCCGCAGAAAGCCGGCGACTTCAAAACCGACCAGGAAGTCCGCTGGTGCCCCGGCTGCGGCGACTACGCCATCCTCGCCGCCGTCCAAGGCTTCATGCCCCAACTCGGCCTGAAAAAAGAAAACATCGTGTTCGTGTCCGGAATCGGCTGCTCCAGCCGCTTCCCCTACTACATGAACACCTACGGCATGCACTCCATCCACGGACGCGCCCCCGCCATCGCCACCGGCCTGTCCACCTCCCGCCCCGACCTGTCCGTCTGGGTCGTCACCGGCGACGGCGACGCCCTCTCCATCGGCGGCAACCACCTCATCCACGCCCTGCGCCGCAACGTCAACCTGAAGATCCTGCTGTTCAACAACCGCATCTACGGCCTCACCAAAGGCCAGTACTCCCCCACCTCCGAGGTCGGGAAGATCACCAAGTCCACCCCCATGGGCTCCCTGGACTACCCGTTCAACCCCATCTCCCTGGCTCTGGGCGCCGAAGCCACCTTCGTCGGCCGCGCGATCGACTCCGACCGCAAACAACTCACGAGTGTTCTGCAGGCCGCCGCCCAGCACGAAGGCTCCGCCCTCGTCGAGATCTACCAGAACTGCAACATCTTCAACGACGGCGCCTTCGAACTCCTCAAAGACAAAGACACCAAAGACGACTGGACCATCCGCCTCGAACACGGCCAGCCACTGCGGTTCGGCGCCCACAACGACAAAGGCGTCGTCCGGAATCCGAACACCGGCGCGTTCGAAATCGTCGACGTCACCCCCGACAACGAGAACACCATCGTCCGCCACGACGCCCACACCGAAGACCCGTCTTACGCGTTCGCGTTGTCCCGGCTCTCCACCCAGGACCTGCGCTACACCCCCGTCGGCGTCTTCCGCGACGTGAAGCGTCCGACCTACGACGCGGAGATGGCCGCCCAACTCGAGACCGCCCAGCAACGCGGCGGCGGCAACCTCCAGGGCCTCCTCCACGGAAACGACACCTGGACGGTCAACTAG